From Piliocolobus tephrosceles isolate RC106 chromosome 16, ASM277652v3, whole genome shotgun sequence, the proteins below share one genomic window:
- the MRPL12 gene encoding 39S ribosomal protein L12, mitochondrial, with product MLPVAARPLWGPCLGLRAAAFRLARRQVPCVCAMRHMRSSGHRRCEALAGAPLDNAPKEYPPKIQQLVQDIASLTLLEISDLNELLKKTLKIQDVGLVPMGGVMPGAVPAAAAQEVVEEDIPRAKERTHFTVRLTEANPVDKVKLIKEIKNYIQGINLVQAKKLVESLPQEIKANVAKAEAEKIKAALEAVGGTVVLE from the exons ATGCTACCGGTGGCCGCTCGCCCCCTGTGGGGGCCTTGCCTTGGGCTTCGGGCTGCGGCCTTCCGCCTTGCTAG GCGACAGGTGCCATGCGTCTGTGCCATGCGACATATGAGGAGTAGCGGCCATCGGAGGTGTGAGGCGCTTGCTGGTGCACCCCTGGATAACGCCCCCAAGGAGTACCCCCCCAAGATTCAGCAGCTGGTCCAGGACATCGCCAGCCTCACTCTCCTGGAAATCTCAGACCTCAACGAGCTCCTGAAG AAAACGCTGAAGATCCAGGATGTCGGGCTTGTGCCGATGGGTGGCGTGATGCCTGGGGCTGTCCCTGCTGCAGCAGCCCAGGAG GTGGTGGAAGAAGATATCCCCAGAGCGAAAGAAAGGACACATTTCACCGTCCGCCTGACTGAGGCGAACCCCGTGGACAAAGTGAAGCTGATCAAGGAAATCAAGAACTACATCCAGGGCATCAACCTCGTCCAG GCAAAGAAGCTGGTGGAGTCCCTGCCCCAGGAAATCAAAGCCAATGTCGCCAAAGCCGAGGCAGAGAAGATCAAGGCGGCCCTGGAAGCGGTGGGCGGCACGGTGGTTCTGGAGTAG